Genomic window (Carassius carassius chromosome 36, fCarCar2.1, whole genome shotgun sequence):
TGAAGGGACATTAATAGATCGACAAGTTCTGAGTCTCTGGTCTGCGAGGCAATAAGACTGTTACATAGGCACCACTGACCAATCTCTGGTCTGTCCAGTGAGACATAACAGATACAACCAGAGTATCCAGCTTTTGAGGTAGAAACAGATACAACCACTTTCTGAGCTTCCAGCCTGTGAGGAAAGAGACATTAACCCTACGTTCAGAGACTTCGTCCAGCGAGACAACAAAAAAATGCAGGATGTCTTAAGTTTCTATCCTAGACAAACAAAACTGGATTGACCATGTTCTGAGTCTCTGGCTCAGAAAGGCAAAAGACATACAAACATTTGTAACAAGGTTGAGCTGTGGAGAGCAAACCTTTACTTTAAGGTACTTTCAAATGCATGTTCCAGATTAAGGACCTTCTGCGCCTACTTCAGGCCTCATTTGCATGTTCCAGAATTTTGCTACTCCAGGAGATCAGCATCTCACAGCACTTCAAGTTCAAGGCTGTTCAAATGGATTCCTGCGTCTTTCTTCACTGTATTGTTACCCACACACAAGCAGTGGAAAAAGTCATCACTACCAGACTGCTAATTTAAGGaaaatatcatttaaacaaaCATCTTTCCAGAGATCTTGGCACTGTTGTATATTATTAGTGAATGATGTTCTAATTTACATATGTTATATACAGGTATAATCTTCCGTCTACTTGTTTGATGCATAATGAAGTTCTTCACCTTTTTAGTTTGAGAAAAACAAAAGTTTATCTTTCCATAAGATAACGTAACTATGCCATGGCAACACCCAACCTAATCACttgcattttatgcatctttTGCACGTAATTCCTTTATCATTCTTAGAATTCATTTAGTAATTGTTAATTACTCGTTTATCTTCAGTATGAGGCTCTAAAAGTTAACAATATCTCACAATCCTTTAGATAAACCAGTTGACCTCCAGTTTGCATTAATTCAAAATGATCAAACAGCCGCTGTTGGCAGTGTACTCATTCCATGGTAAAAGTCTATGAACTGGTGGCCAAACTAAGAAAGGTGGACGTGATCATCTGACAACTGCAACTGAGTGACATGTGACTGCCAATTACTGAAATATCCATTGCATTATCTTATAAACTCTGTAATCCAAATGCATGGGTATTTAATGTgcaattaaaaaacataaattgtaaaTTTAGGGCTAAACATGTTATTGAGTCTGTGCACAATATTCTattccagttttatttatttacatgcctTGTcatcttcattattattattattattttgatattggCTAAATTGCAACAGACAGAACAAAACATAACTGTGGTTTAATTAAAGATGTAGTTTATTTACTTATTCTGCAGTAATATTACAACACTACTGTTTTGAAAAAGTATGTGCAAAtggtgtttttttccttttaactCTTTTATGGGAAAACGATCAATTATCAGTCTAGCAGCACTGTTCTGTCTGGGTAACACAGCATGGGCCACAGAACTGATTTTTATATGAATTAACTGAACTATTAACTGGATTATGGTTTAAACATTTTAGCAAAATGCAAATCTGCACTTTTAATTATGAATCCACAAGCAACATGCACCCTCAGGGATATCATGATAGTGAATGTTGCCCTCTTTATCAGTAGTTCAGTCCTGTGCTAGCAATAAACAAGCATGGCAGTTAATTTCTAGTATTATTAGCTGCTCACTGACTGAATCGGAAATAAAAGTGTACTACTGCGtacgcaaacaaacacacaagccCCCAAAAGAGGTTTGATGCTCATAATAAATTCAAAATGACATCTCCAATTTCTCCACATTATAAGAGCAGTGCTAAAAAAGAAAGAGGAATTGTTCTTCATCTAAGTGGAACTGATAGACAACCTCAGGTGTTTGCTTTGGGCCTTTCATTTTTGATGAAGCAGGCAGAGCTAAAAGAGATTTTTACACAATCCGGGAAGAAGGCAGTCTTTTACATACAGTAATAACACAAACATGGTCATAATCCTCAGGGATGAATGCCATCAGCACTTGTCACATTGTGACTACAGTCATCGTTATTTTAAAAGGCTCCATTGTCTTAAGATTGCCTTTGAAGTGTTAAATACTAGACTGCTTTTAGCTTAGTATTTACAGAAATAAGGtcatatagtatagtatagtagacAAGATACTATGAACAAGATCTTGTTAATgataaaaacactgaaatatttcagaCAGAATTATTTCCTCTGTTTTGATGGCATTATGGAAACTCAGATTAGTTTTATTATCAACAATAAAAAGGACTAGATTAAAAAATGCACATGAAGAAAAGTTAATTAAACATGATGTTGacgaacacaagaaaaaaaagattttttaaaaagacactaatacccccacccccccaaaaaaataaaataaatacgtaAATAAAAATTGCAGAATGAGCATAACTGTTTCAAATGATATGATCATCCTCAAAATTATTATGCCAATACACAACTGAACTTGAACAAAGACATatataaaatagttaaaatattcTATGTGACATCTGTGGTTCAACCTTAAaagagctatgtggaggtttttactttaaaaaaatctttaagattttttaaagttttcagttgaagtacatgtatgagccaaccatgatgtaaaaaaaaaaagaatgacacctcgactgtccaccacggttgcctctttcgggcccgaattggcgcgaaaattcacaaaatgtgacgtcatgcgcgttctcgtctacttgggcttacaaccgtacggcacgccagccattatagtaagcagcagcaatagtgttttcaaatggactctgcggatggaaagaagcgaccagcctccagcacaattcagacacccacggacactcctcgtaagtaaaaaaaaaagagcgtgcgcactgagaacgagcatgagactggctgcagttcctctaacggccactggtgtcagtaacggttaaaaaatttcagaacctacgcaatgctcctttaaccttaatatgaagctatgagaatttCTTTTGTGTGTGACAAAGTAATGACTTTATTGTagaatttcttctcttccgtatCAGGCTTTGATGTGCATTCACAAGAGTACCACGACGCATATGTGCATTCATCTGCTTGCAAACGGTTCATGCTTGCATTTTGGTACTCTCATGAATgcatgtaattatttttgttttctttgcgcatgAATTGTTTTCTTGTATAGCTTGTATCACTGTCCAATGTCACATAGACAATGTTAATAATGtacttactacatttctgggccttgaGCGTGGtaattgtgttgctgtctatgaagggtcaaaaagctctcggatttcatcaaaactaTCTTAATATGTGTTCTGAAGAGGaataaaggtcttacaggtttgggaatgacatgagggtgaataattaatgatagagttttaattgatataaaatatataaaatgtttgaaaatttaTTCTAATTTCTCACCAATTAAAATTAGGCCTATATATTTGTAAACTAAAAAAGttagtttaaaaaacaacaacctcaaattcaagacaaaacaaaaacaacaacaacaaaaaaaaaactttcctccaaaacaacaacaaatcagCATCAAGGGGGTTTTTCATCCCTTTGAAATGGAAAGATTTCCTAAAGGTGTTACTTGGTCTTATTAATTTGTGTGGAAATACATTCTGTGTAAACAGCCTGCAGATATCATTAGAAGCCCATTGGTCTGCGCTGTAATTGAAAGATACTGGCCACAGCTGCAGTACAGCACTCTCCGTTCAGCATGCAATGAAACCAATTCAAATAAAGGGTGGAGATTATTCTAGGTGGACAGAAATGTAATGATTAATTTCCTCTTTGGGTTTCTCGCGATCATAATAACGGGTAAGAAAATGTGGCATTCTTGTGCACAAACAATAGTGCTCCTGGTAGTACCCACAGTGTGAACTTTGAAATGATGTGTTCCTGTACCTCAGTTAGCTGCCAGGATACAAATGAGTCACCCAGCATCCCACGCCTGCATGCACATCCACCGTATAATAAAGCCATTTCACCCAGCATGAAATAAAAGACCATTTTCAAGTTCAGTGATTGGGTTCATAAACTCTCTCacttcctaaacacacacacaaacacacacacacacgtttgtttttgtgaaaagtggggacatcccataggcataatggtttttatactgtacaaactgtatattctatggccctacaccatccctacacctaaccctcacaggaaactttgtgcatttttactttctcaaaaaaactcattttgtatgatttataagcgttttgaaaaatggggacatgggttatgtcctcataagtcaccctctccttgtaatacctgtgtcatacccatgtcattatacagagttgtgtcctgatatgtcacaaaaacaagaacacacacacacacacacacacatgggtgTGCACAACAGTTCACATGCACAAGAGCACAGCAGCAAACTTACATACTGTGACACCAAGCTTGGTCAATTTCTGAAATAGTGAGTAGCTAAAATCATCAGGCTTGCAAAATAAACAAGACTTGCTAAATAAATTAAGCAAACAAAACTGAAGTAATTGCACATTATATTACAAACTATCACGGGAATAgttgaacatttgctgaaaatgaatCTTCagatcatccaagatgtagatgagttggtttcttcatcagaacagatttggagaaatttagcatcagctgctcaccaatggatcctctgtagtgaatgggtgtcgtcagaatgagagcccaaacaggTGATAAGAACATCACAGTAATCTACAAGTAATtaacacgactccagtccatcagttaacgtcttgtgaagcatgcgtgtttgtaataaacaaatccatcaagctAGCAAGCAAGTGAAAGGTGTCCAAAACTCTTCTAAATGAACATgtctgtggattttgatgtgagaggacaacaggggatggacattTTTTCAATGcaggaagcaatattatggattatggattttgGCTAGTATCGatggtttaaattaaaaattccttaattgatgggtttgtttcttacaaacatttagctttttgccTCACAAGATAGTAACTGATGCACTGGAGATTTGGCGTGGATTATTGTggcgtttttatcagctgtttggactcttactCTGACAGcccccattcactgcacaggataCATGAAGAATGCATTCCTACGAAGAAATAAATTTGCCTTTCAGATGTCCTGAGGTTGAATAAACTTTaagcaaatgttaatttttgggtgaactattctttcaaGTAAACTCATTAAAAGCATGTGAAGTAGAAGCATAATGCCATTTGATTTTCACAGCATTCAACCTGAAGGAACCCCGCCAGCCCAGTCTCatcaacaaacaataataaaagctGACAACTTAAACTATTATTATActattcatattattataatttttattccaTAAAGCACTGAATGCAATGTCACATGCTTTTCATGTGTGGTTATTTGCATGTCCTCCAACACACATTTTAATCAAAGTTGCGTGCATCATTAACAAGTGATTCAACGGCTGTTACATCTTAGTTCCTATGTTAATGCCTTGTCATAACCTTTGTGGCAATGCATAAGTCATAAAAATCATTCATACTGTTGCCATAGACACTAATTAGTTTGCCAGGATGTTTTTAACAGGAGCATGAAATAAATTAGCCTAACAATGCATTGCTTAGAGATTTTTCTCCTCATTTAAATAATGAAGAACAAATATGGTTCatttgagtttgtttgtttgttttacggTAATAAAGTCCCACACTTTATTAAGAAAAAACTAagtatttttgtgatgcaaacaAGAATTCTGGCAAAGCCGTTCTTTTCACTGATTTGTTTTGTCAATAAAACTACTAGAATCTACATTTCTTCTGCACCTTTAAATTCTTTCATCACAAACACCTGAATAATGTGTGATTGAACTGCACCCTCTAGTGTATGCCATGATGGTTACATGATTGTTGCTATACTGCAAAGGACAATAACATGTCAGTGTATTCAAAGCTACAGTGTTTGCTATTAACAGTTGTGTTACTTGAGCAGTCTGGCTCTTTCCTCCACAATCAAAGTGTCTTTCAATCTGAAGAATAAGTGCAGAATTAAATAACTTGACCTCAGATTCCCATGCACAATATAACACCACCAATGAaatacagcaattttttttttatttggaaagaATGTGCATTTCATATCAAAAGCAAACCACAGAATCTCTTTCACAACAAGATGACTGTAGTCTTAATAGAAACTCAGTTCAAAGAAAACAAAGCCATGGAGAATGTCAGTCTTGTGTACTTTAATGACTGCTAATGGAAGGGTGAACTGAATGGAAGTGAAGGGAAAGTCTGTCAATCTTCATACATTCTTTGAATGTTTATGACAGTGAAATTATAGACGCTTACTTGACAGAAGCCTGTTAATTTAAGTTATTCATATTAAGTTACACAATAGCAAGAATACCAACATGGTAGCCATAGCAAAGGTTGGCAACTACTTGGCAAAAATCTTCACATTTTGtcctctcttctttttggcaATTACATGCATAACTGATTGTTTTAGTGCTAGAAGAGTCTCTTGTGAATAAGAActtgttttaagagcaaaaatCTTACCTTGAAACTCATTCATGATGTTTATTTTGCCTAGCTACTCTTTCTTGACATGATcaccatttttgttattattagtcTGGCTGTTTACGCCGTTTGAGTTCAGCTTCCCTTCTGCAATCAGTTTTTTTATGTGGTCGTGTGGCCCCTTCCCCATCAAGGCTGAAGGGTAGCGGTAGGAGCCTCCTATGCGGTCCCACAGGGTGAAGTACTGCCCGTAGTTGTAGTCGAAGAAGAGGTGGTGGTCTGTGTGGTGAGCTGAACCGTTGATGATGTGTTCCATCAGACTGGGCACGCGGTAGTCTCCGTCGTGGATGGAAATGGTCCATATGTTGACGAACACATACAGGACTAAGTAGAGAATCTTGTGTAGGGGGAAGAAGAAAGGGTAGATGTGGTATGGCAGGCCCTGAAGAAATCCGTCCAAGGGGTGGAAAGCGTGGCTGGCGAATGGAGTGGGGATCTTCCACACATGATGTGGTTTGTGAAAATACTGTATATGAGGGAAGagattaaaacaaaaagtaaGTTATATGGAGCTGAAATTACTACATTTGTACTGGTAGCTGAAATCATGTttaaaatgagataaaaatatGTAGTATTTTGAACCGTGTAGGTGTCATtattactatgtttttttttatcaaatttacaACTTTTTATTCAATATCACAAAATGAATTAGGTGAATAGTGGTAAATTGAAAATACTTTCACTAATTGGGATTAAGCTTGTATTAAAACAGTGTGGTTACTGTCAACTAAAATCAacaatttccaaaatattttgttctttgTAACTGAAATAAAGATGGAATAAGAGGTAAAtattacctgaaaaaaaaaaaactgaattgaaaaaaaaaaaacacaaaaaaaacactgaattaagTTGAAGTTTTAAAACATCAAATTGATCCcgaaatcaaagacattaaaggatcaaaaaaatgacaatagcacataaaatcaccaaaacaaaacaaaaaaactgaaaataaactctaattcaaatgtttattccatcatagtatataaataattctaaaataacatttaattatataaaattaacatGACAAAATTAGATTTTCTCTTTATTATTTACCTTCTCATGATTTTCAAAGCATGTTTTCTTGGGAATATTGTTTCAATTGGTTACTATTAC
Coding sequences:
- the sc5d gene encoding lathosterol oxidase, with the translated sequence MDLVLNVADHYFFTPYVYPSSWPEDEALRQIIGLMVVTNLGAAILYLGLGALSYFFIFDHKLMQHPQFLENQVQREIKYALWSLPWISVPTVALFFAEVRGYSKLYDSVDESPFGWSGLIFSMISFLFFTDMCIYWVHRFLHHKLIYKYFHKPHHVWKIPTPFASHAFHPLDGFLQGLPYHIYPFFFPLHKILYLVLYVFVNIWTISIHDGDYRVPSLMEHIINGSAHHTDHHLFFDYNYGQYFTLWDRIGGSYRYPSALMGKGPHDHIKKLIAEGKLNSNGVNSQTNNNKNGDHVKKE